ATTTTTCAATATCGATAAACTCTTTTTGTATGTTGTTTGGAACAGATATCTGTGAAACACCTTTTTGAATAATTGAAAATTTCAGTGCTTTTGTCAAAAGCAAAAGTGCCATGTGCTTATCATAAATGGTGTTGTTATAGACTACAAGAGGTCTGAAAAATGCGTCCTGATCAATCTCCTGAATTCCTCCGGGTCCTGTATACTGTGCCCTGACCTGCCCGTTTATAGATATTACAGATGAGTTGTCTTCTTTTGCGTCATAAAGACCGGTTGCAAGATTTGTCGCACCTGGTCCTGCAATTGTAAGGCAGGCGGCAATTTTCCCTGTGAATTTGTTGTATGCTGATGCGGCCATTGCAGCATTTTCCTCGTGCCTTACAACAATATATTTGATATTTTTGTTTTTTCTGATAGCCTCAACAATTCCTAGCGATGATGTACCCGGAAGTCCGAATACGACATTTATATCCCATTTTAAAAGCTCGGATACAATAGCGTCTGAAACAGTAGTTGCTGAATCGCCTGAAATTTTTTCCGCTGAAGAAATTTCACTAAATTCAGATTTTTCAGCACCGCAGACAGGACATTTCCATTCAACAGCAAGATCTTTGAATAGTGTTTCCGGTTTCGTATTAGTTGCAGGCTCGCCTGTTTTCTCATCATAGATATAGCCGCATATTCTGCATCTCCATTTTAGCATGATTAACCACTAACTCCTGTTAACTGAAATTTAAACCGTCCTGTGATAAAATGATTCCTGCATATATTATCAGCGAATAAACTGAATGGCTAAAATTTCAGAAAAAAAGGTTAAAAAAAGAATTTTAGTTTACGTGAAAGTTACTTCGTAACATACATGAAATAAATTTGTTTCATGAAATTTATTTTAGTAACTTCTTGCTACAAGGGCAGGTTTTGAAGGCTTGCCGCAGATGATGCAGTTGCCATTCTCCTCTTTGATGTATTCAGATCTAATCTCATTTCCAAGAACGCTGACATCAAGATTTTCTTCGATTATATCTGCGCACTCCTTACATCCACACCATTGAACAACAGCCACGCCTTTTTCTACAACTTCTTTTGCCTCTTCAAATGATGAAACTGAATGAATTTTTCCTTTTATGGTGTCTGAAGCTTTTTGCTTCAAAGCATTCCTGAATAATTCAAGCTGATTGTTAATTCCTGACAGGACATCTTCTCTTTTTACAGGGGTCTTCTCACCAAAGCGGTTAACAGTCATAATAACGCCGTTTTCAAGATCTCTTGGACCAATTTCAACTCTTAATGGAACACCCCTCATCTCCCAGTGGTAGTATTTGGCACCAGGGCGAAGTTCTCTTGCATCCAGCTTTACACGGAATCCTGCGCTTTTTAACTCTCCTTCAAGTTCTTTTGCAGATTTAAGTACTTCTTCAGCACTATTTTTTGTGATAATCGGAACTATTGCAATCTGGACAGGTGCAACCTCCGGCGGGAGGACAAGACCTTTGTTATCACCGTGAATGCTTATAAGTGCGGCAATACACCTTTCAGAAATTCCATAACATGTCTGGAATGCAGGTTTTTGTTCACCATTTTCATCTTCGTATTTCAGGTCAAAAGTCTTTGAGAAATTATCGCCTAAATGGTGAACTGTTCCGACCTGAAGAGTTCTTCCGTCAGGCATTATAGCATCAGCCGCCATTGTATAGTCGGCACCGGGGAATTTGTCCCACTCAGGACGCTTTGAAAATATTATCGGAACACAGATTCTGTCATAGAATTCTTTATATAGCAATATTGCGTCTTCTACCTGTTTTTTGGCATCATCCCATGTCGCATGGACAGTGTGTGCCTCTTTAAACGATGTTATCTCACGAAGCCTGATAAGCGGGCGGGTATGTTTTGTCTCGTATCTGAAAGTATTTACAATCTGATAAAGTTTTAAAGGCAGATCTGCATGTGAACGCACCCAGAGTGAATACATGGGGTATATTGCAGTCTCACTTGTAGGTCTTAGGGCAAGTTTTACATCAAGCTCCGTTGTTCCTCCGTGAGTTACCCAGTATACCTCCTCTTCAAACCCTTTTATGTGTTCAGCCTCTTTCATGAATTCATTTTCAGGTATAAGAAGTGGAAAGAGCGTTTCTTCGTGGTCGCGGTCTAAAAGCTCGCGAAGAATATTGTATGTAGAACGTCTGAGAGAAAATCCATGGGGATACCAGACATAAAGGCCTTTTACCGGATAGCGTACATCCATAATTTCTGCACGCCATAGCATTTCGTTATACCATTCACTGAAATTTTCCTTTGAAGGAAGTGTAGTGCTCTCTTCTGCCATATTCAGACTCCCTGAAGTACTAGATCTATGATTTGTGGTGTAATAAATGCCTCTATAAATGCGGCAAATGCCAGAAGAGGAATTACTATCACTATGAATTTTCTGCCAAGCGTTTTTGCATCAATTGCCGCATCACCCTGTCCTTTAAATTCAGTCCACAATGACTCAGACAGCAAAAATCCAAGTCCGGCTGCAATCAAAAAGGCGGGAATTTCCAGTATTCCATGCGGAATTATTGATGCTAGAATTGGAAGGTAACCTGTTTTTTCTGATGCATAACTTAAAACAAACCCGATAATCACCCCGTTTGTCATCAGAATAAAAATTGTCAAAAGTCCTAAAGTCGCTCCTCCGATAAAGAGCAGAACCGAAGCCTCAAGATTATTGAAAAAAAGCTTTCCGGCAAGAACCAAAGGATTATCGTCTGCTACAAAGGCAAACATTTCATTCTGCAGTGTCTGAATAAGTGTTTCTGCCATCTCTTCGTTTTGGGCGAGTGAAAATACACCGATAATTGCAAAGAGGATGAAAATTATTAATGAAAAGGCTACAGCCAGTGAGAGTCTGTTATCAAACATAGAGAATCATCCTCACCATATCACGAATACCAGGCGCCATTCCAACCATTATCATTGCAAATAAGATCAGATGCCAGAAAGCCTGGCTTCCTTCCTGCCTGTACATCTCAAGGACATAAATTCCAGGGATAATGACAATGAGCTTTAGTAAAAACATTGAAAATGCTGTTCCTGTTGCTTCAATTAAAAATGACCCTGCAACATGCTGTTCCACATATGTTATTTCGTGCAGATCGATTCCGAAACTGGTAGCGCTTGCGTCAAGAAGATGTCCGAATATCAGCAGTTTGTAGAGAATATCAGATACATATTCCCATTTTAACACATACCTGATGAAAGCCCAGACAATACAGGATGTAGCAGTCGCCATTGCCAAAATAAAGAGCATTACATAGATGTTTATCTGGGTCTGTGTAACGCCGACAAAGACAAGAGGTATGAGTGAAAGAGCGCATGCAAAAATACCTGCCGCGGCCAGACCGCGACTGAAATTTTCAATAACCTTTCTGCTTTCAAGTATCCTTGAAGATATGAGCGCCGCTATAACATAAAAGAAAATTACAAAGTAAATTATCGGCGTTATTAAAAGCACATTCCAGGGCGGAGGGATAATTCCGGTATCTTCAACTACCCGTAAAAGGCCTCCTAAAACAACATACGGGATGAGAGCCAGTATAAATTCCGTATCAATGCTTATTCCTGATTTAATCAGCCAGCGGTAGACAAAATATACTGAAACAATCAGAATCGCCGCATAGGTTAAGGTATCAACAATTGTATATGCCTCTCCGTTAAGAATCGGACCAACATAATATTTGTATATAAAATCCCCTATCATTTATTGATAAAATAATGAGCGCAGATGGTATAAAAGTACTCAAAAAACCCCAATTTGATAAATCCAGATGGCTTCAGATGCCCAGAGATGTTCTTATTGGACACGGAACGATAGAACAGCTCCCAAAAGTATGCGAAGATTTGCATCTGGGAAAATCTGCTCTTATTATCGCCGGCGAAAATACACTAAAAGCTGCCGGAGGTCATGCAAAGGAGCTTTTGGAGGAAAAATACAGCGTTGATATTTTCTGTGCGAAGAATATATCGCTGGAAACTATAGAAAATGCTGAAAAATCTGCTGAAGGTTTTGATTTCATTTTAGGAGTTGGCGGCGGAAAGGCAATAGATCTGGCAAAAATTGTGTCATACAATCTTGATTGCCAGTTCATAAGCGTCCCTACTGCGGCGTCACACGATGGAATAGCGTCTGCACGTGCATCTGTCCCAACTGCCGGCGGCAGTGTCTCTTTGGATGCACATCCTCCCCATGCAATTGTTGCAGATACAGAAATTATTGCAAAAGCACCGCACAGGCTGATGGCATCCGGATGTGCTGATATAATCTCGAATCACACCGCAATTCTTGACTGGGAATTATCACACCGGATGAAAGGAGAATCAATCAGTGAATATGCCGCGGCCCTGTCCAAGATGACTGCAGAAATTCTTGTCAAAAATGCGCACCTGATATATCCCGGCTCTGAAGAAGGTGCATGGATTGTAACAAAAGCCCTTGTATCATCTGGAGTTGCGATGAGTATTGCCGGGTCATCAAGGCCTGCTTCCGGAGGAGAACATAAATTCAGCCATGCACTGGATATTCTGTCTCCTGAAAGAGGTCTTCATGGTGAACAGTGCGGCATTGGTTCGATTATGACAATGTATCTGCATGGCGGCAACTGGCGGGAGGTTAGGGAATCCCTCAAGGATATTGGCGCGCCCATCACTCCCCGGCAACTTGGAATTGATGATGAAACTGCTGTAAAAGCCCTTTTAATGGCAAAAGAAATCCGTCCAGAGAGATTTACAATTCTGGATATGGGTCTTGAGAGAAAATGTGCTGAAAAACTTGTGAAGATGCTATACATGGAGTGATTAAAAATGACAGAGGATCAGATTCGTATAACTCTTGTAGGAAACGCTATTTCAAAAACAGGGACTGAATATATCTATAAAGGTGATCTGCCCGGTTGTGAAGGATGCAGGATGTTTAAAGTCTGCAACAATCTAATCCCAAAAAGACGCTACAGGATTGTAGGAATCAAAAATGAAGATGTTCATTCCTGCAATATTCATTATGGCAGTATGTGTGCAGTAGAAGTAATTGAATCGCCGATTGAGACTTTGATTGAGGTGAAAAAAGCAATTTTAAATTCTGAAATTATCTTCAAGCCTTCATGCACGGAGACCGGATGCAGATATTATGATATCTGTATGGCTGAGGGACTGATAGAGGGTGACAGGTACCTTATATCATCGATATCAGAGGATTTTAAACCTGAATGCATTCGTGGAAAAACACTAAAAAAAGTTGAACTGAGTAATATATCCGATTAATAAATCTGGATAATATATCTGAGAAATATGTTTGAATCTGAGTGATATGTTTGTATGATATCAATCTGAGTAATATTTTTGAGTATTATATCTGATTAAAGAGCATTTTTAGCCAGCATATATGCTGTTTTTTCAATCCTTTCGGCATCTCTTAATTTATTCATCCATCTTTTTGGAATTACATCAATACCTCCGTATGCTCCTCCAAGTGCACCGCAGATAGCACCTATTGTATCTGTATCGCCTCCCATGTTTACTGCTCTTATCAGCATATCCTCAAAATTTTCTGATTCTAAAAATAAAGATAATGCACAATGTGT
The genomic region above belongs to Methanomicrobium antiquum and contains:
- a CDS encoding UPF0179 family protein; the protein is MTEDQIRITLVGNAISKTGTEYIYKGDLPGCEGCRMFKVCNNLIPKRRYRIVGIKNEDVHSCNIHYGSMCAVEVIESPIETLIEVKKAILNSEIIFKPSCTETGCRYYDICMAEGLIEGDRYLISSISEDFKPECIRGKTLKKVELSNISD
- a CDS encoding DUF63 family protein, with protein sequence MIGDFIYKYYVGPILNGEAYTIVDTLTYAAILIVSVYFVYRWLIKSGISIDTEFILALIPYVVLGGLLRVVEDTGIIPPPWNVLLITPIIYFVIFFYVIAALISSRILESRKVIENFSRGLAAAGIFACALSLIPLVFVGVTQTQINIYVMLFILAMATATSCIVWAFIRYVLKWEYVSDILYKLLIFGHLLDASATSFGIDLHEITYVEQHVAGSFLIEATGTAFSMFLLKLIVIIPGIYVLEMYRQEGSQAFWHLILFAMIMVGMAPGIRDMVRMILYV
- a CDS encoding stage II sporulation protein M; amino-acid sequence: MFDNRLSLAVAFSLIIFILFAIIGVFSLAQNEEMAETLIQTLQNEMFAFVADDNPLVLAGKLFFNNLEASVLLFIGGATLGLLTIFILMTNGVIIGFVLSYASEKTGYLPILASIIPHGILEIPAFLIAAGLGFLLSESLWTEFKGQGDAAIDAKTLGRKFIVIVIPLLAFAAFIEAFITPQIIDLVLQGV
- a CDS encoding NAD(P)-dependent glycerol-1-phosphate dehydrogenase; this translates as MSADGIKVLKKPQFDKSRWLQMPRDVLIGHGTIEQLPKVCEDLHLGKSALIIAGENTLKAAGGHAKELLEEKYSVDIFCAKNISLETIENAEKSAEGFDFILGVGGGKAIDLAKIVSYNLDCQFISVPTAASHDGIASARASVPTAGGSVSLDAHPPHAIVADTEIIAKAPHRLMASGCADIISNHTAILDWELSHRMKGESISEYAAALSKMTAEILVKNAHLIYPGSEEGAWIVTKALVSSGVAMSIAGSSRPASGGEHKFSHALDILSPERGLHGEQCGIGSIMTMYLHGGNWREVRESLKDIGAPITPRQLGIDDETAVKALLMAKEIRPERFTILDMGLERKCAEKLVKMLYME
- the proS gene encoding proline--tRNA ligase, producing MAEESTTLPSKENFSEWYNEMLWRAEIMDVRYPVKGLYVWYPHGFSLRRSTYNILRELLDRDHEETLFPLLIPENEFMKEAEHIKGFEEEVYWVTHGGTTELDVKLALRPTSETAIYPMYSLWVRSHADLPLKLYQIVNTFRYETKHTRPLIRLREITSFKEAHTVHATWDDAKKQVEDAILLYKEFYDRICVPIIFSKRPEWDKFPGADYTMAADAIMPDGRTLQVGTVHHLGDNFSKTFDLKYEDENGEQKPAFQTCYGISERCIAALISIHGDNKGLVLPPEVAPVQIAIVPIITKNSAEEVLKSAKELEGELKSAGFRVKLDARELRPGAKYYHWEMRGVPLRVEIGPRDLENGVIMTVNRFGEKTPVKREDVLSGINNQLELFRNALKQKASDTIKGKIHSVSSFEEAKEVVEKGVAVVQWCGCKECADIIEENLDVSVLGNEIRSEYIKEENGNCIICGKPSKPALVARSY